A genome region from Pelmatolapia mariae isolate MD_Pm_ZW unplaced genomic scaffold, Pm_UMD_F_2 NODE_ptg000369l+_length_55695_cov_1, whole genome shotgun sequence includes the following:
- the LOC134623056 gene encoding cytokine-like protein 1, whose protein sequence is MKLGLAALLCLSSLVWLSECTPPTCYSRALDLSKEIMTLLDKIHTSHRTKTCAEILPTIFLDVHNSCITTKLRDFLYVVLNHPNQYCREKPRMVLLKRKIQNLYSIITRICYRDLVFFTDDCQAIDTGNTSPYYAEDRLQLLQEDR, encoded by the exons ATGAAGCTGGGACTCGCAGCTCTCCTGTGCCTCTCCAGCCTCGTGTGGCTGTCGGAGTGCACACCTCCGACCTGCTACTCCAGAGCTCTCGACCTGAGCAAAGAAATCATGACGCTGCTGGATAAAATACACACTTCTCATCGCACG AAAACGTGCGCTGAGATTCTGCCTACCATCTTCCTGGACGTGCAT AACTCCTGCATCACTACCAAGCTCCGTGACTTTCTTTACGTGGTGTTGAACCATCCCAACCAGTACTGCAGAGAGAAACCCAGAATGGTTCTGCTGAAGCGCAAAATCCAGAACCTTTACAGCATCATCACCAGAATCTGTTATCGG GACTTGGTGTTTTTCACAGACGACTGCCAGGCTATTGATACTGGAAACACCAGCCCTTACTATGCAGAGGACAGGCTTCAGCTGCTCCAAGAGGACAGATGA
- the LOC134623054 gene encoding limbin-like: MLRVHFTVERVAICIYFLNIEVSCFSPAFLYSRCCPDVTRRTGVLEDTTGNQSCYNGTALSTSWHTTSSFPEKHRILASMDSIQHDPGGQSAEPLLRKDGTMEIGVAKAFFGRGPLASSAPAGPWGHSFYSSFPYVSNGLHLRNSRSTLTRYNLGHSLPQVQSVVPPAAFGVKFHKCAQVKLDTDPPQLTFFLLVRNVGPVGGTNLSQVAIRDSISGLVPLKSEGRVVERGYQTFAIESLLAGSQVVLNYTAHVRSQKSEVLDLPAFLTFSNASQNDVSMFGPLRANLTLRMNSTDRIYPNHGVHFAGFVAGFFVTMVLLLLGFLAINVIGLRTRLNLFQKRRNRSDSDPEFADSNLSETVKDEATFEDKIVDTMVLEDPQNMYRALENLEMSSLLHATNNLEAVRIQIYKDVMSSLLARLQSQGQASAQAQERLLSVLHGQLLGMEGRLKEERGARMVALAGQCNLETREEMEAEHCREAAEKAQAELLCQHADQQELLQCSVLLEKLHKLSQSQLQRILLVRHEEASAKLQRQIIEWRRVELHKIFSEELEEATRMGELEKSTAKNLQHEYFTCQDQLEEVLDVVLANLRYVLAERSAQRKFLVHSLHSLNSLISDTFSSTSSNLDSWFTYIRRGSKLPAVQIDHLQEKAQKELVMLRQRLDEALKQERRAMHCGLIKKRRELISDMVTVHKQRQKDLSNMCKGLEGGIEVGQHLHCWQNLLTVHSLELAELINNLDEEAAADIRKVTMRVIQGAIADIKAIQPSAAQAVLALLPPGEQDFPLQMEPGQGSGQGASALLVGQERLHQEGKAALRILSSTREALKEDMEKELQEQKALRTRCKDFFRCLCLSQLTLSEDDRLKMKLEFQKCLSVIDRCLVMPHAVARTKLLCALAAWRKESEKQMMNTQSKGKTSEARQKADTSDLQLFQKKLKDRIQLYEREKEMESSIMSKVLEEMKHEREDDLHSQADSLAVQMAIIHYQKAERRTKVLETCRAMLTLHSLLVQQLKERKHLERQDMAQSIQSHCLGLEEAEQQLQEERTKLDSLQMSQPAIKSSKTHQEDSGVGDENREQETVFQLQTDCRMAAILQDALYKREQVTSLMAERFHLMTAKSQSMEDLKEQMELKRLYANCDQDLDFACQLVKRCHVSTEVLLEALRLLLPTLPESELLSISDALCPKQHPPSGSAEQEHPGCAEELNRVLPVKLREDVVHKNMLNIPSCAVDKEGLQEKRQSLMEKLLPRSGLVLQGDTAPLLTKEKGKKNSCSEAQQPLYKSGLPVKEQQSDSGREEVVDTVKEAEEHTTSASACCAPGSPATGERLFVFRDPPESCNSVDVPNRKRKRNFLNLKKGSVAPTNLP; the protein is encoded by the exons GGCCCTCtcgcttcttcagctcctgctGGTCCGTGGGGACACTCTTTTTACTCTTCATTTCCCTATGTATCAAATGGCTTGCACCTCAGGAACAGCAGAAGCACCCTCACCAGATATAACCTGGGCCACTCGCTGCCTCAG GTTCAGAGTGTGGTGCCTCCAGCTGCATTTGGGGTAAAATTTCACAAGTGTGCACAG GTGAAGCTTGACACTGATCCCCCTCAGTTGACGTTCTTTCTGCTGGTTCGCAACGTGGGCCCTGTGGGTGGCACCAACCTATCTCAGGTGGCTATCCGGGACTCGATTTCAGGATTAGTACCTCTAAAATCTGAAGGCAGGGTTGTGGAAAGAGGCTACCAGACATTTGCCATTGAGTCGTTGTTGG CTGGATCTCAAGTTGTTCTCAATTATACTGCTCACGTAAGGAGTCAAAAGAGCGAAGTCCTTGACCTTCCAGCTTTTCTCACCTTCTCTAATGCCTCACAG AATGATGTCAGCATGTTTGGCCCATTAAGGGCTAATCTAACGCTGAGGATGAATTCCACAGACAGG ATCTATCCTAACCACGGTGTTCATTTTGCTGGATTTGTTGCTGGGTTCTTTGTCAccatggtgctgctgctgctggggttTCTGGCCATAAATGTGATAGGCCTCAGAACTAGACTGAATCTTTTTCAAAAAAGG AGAAACAGAAGTGATTCAGACCCTGAGTTTGCAGACTCCAACTTGAGTGAGACAGTCAAGGATGAGGCAACATTTGAAGACAAGATTGTGGACACCATGGTTCTGGAGGATCCACAGAACATGTACAGGGCTTTGGAAAA TCTTGAAATGTCTTCACTGCTACATGCCACCAATAACCTGGAAGCCGTCCGGATTCAGATTTACAAGGACGTGATGTCCTCCTTGCTTGCCAGACTTCAATCTCAGGGCCAGGCCAGTGCTCAAGCCCAGGAGAGGCTGCTTAGTGTGCTTCACGGGCAGCTGCTAGGCATGGAGGGACGGCTCAAGGAGGAGCGAGGGGCTCGCATGGTTGCCTTGGCTGGTCAGTGTAACCTGGAGACTCGGGAAGAAATGGAAGCAGAGCACTGCAGAGAGGCTGCTGAGAAGGCCCAGGCTGAGCTGCTGTGTCAACATGCAGATCAACAG GAACTTCTTCAGTGTAGTGTCCTCCTGGAGAAGCTGCACAAGTTGAGCCAGAGTCAGCTTCAACGCATCTTATTGGTTCGTCATGAAGAGGCCTCAGCAAAGCTCCAGAGGCAGATCATTGAGTGGCGACGGGTGGAGCTGCACAAGATTTTCTCAGAGGAACTGGAGGAGGCCACCAGGATGGGAGAGTTGGAGAAGAGCACAGCCAAGAATCTTCAGCACGAATACTTTACTTGTCAG gATCAGCTAGAGGAGGTGCTGGATGTAGTCCTTGCCAATCTGCGCTATGTGCTAGCTGAACGCAGCGCACAGAGGAAGTTTCTGGTGCACAGCCTCCACAGCCTTAACAGCCTGATTTCTGACACTTTCTCCAGCACCTCCAGCAACTTGGACAGCTGGTTCACTTACATCAGGCG AGGGAGCAAACTGCCTGCAGTGCAGATCGACCACCTGCAGGAGAAGGCTCAGAAAGAGCTGGTTATGCTGAGACAGAGGCTGGATGAGGCACTGAAGCAGGAGAGGAGAGCCATGCATTGCGGACTGATTAAGAAGAGGAGGGAGCTCATATCTGACATG GTGACGGTCCACAAGCAGAGACAGAAGGACCTGTCGAACATGTGCAAGGGTCTGGAGGGAGGGATAGAGGTAGGACAGCATCTGCACTGTTGGCAGAATTTACTGACAGTTCACAGCTTGGAGCTAGCAGAGCTTATCAACAACCTGGATGAGGAAGCTGCTGCAGACATCCGCAAG GTCACCATGCGTGTGATCCAGGGTGCCATAGCAGACATCAAAGCCATCCAACCTTCTGCAGCTCAGGCTGTATTAGCCCTCTTGCCTCCAGGAGAACAAGACTTTCCGCTGCAAATGGAACCAGGGCAAGGATCAGGACAGGGAGCGAGTGCTCTCCTGGTGGGTCAGGAAAGACTGCACCAGGAAGGCAAGGCAGCCTTGCGTATTCTCAGCTCCACCAGGGAGGCTCTGAAGGAAGACATGGAGAAAGAGCTACAGGAGCAGAAGGCACTTAGGACACGCTGCAAAGATTTCTTCAG gtgtttgtgtttgtcccaGCTAACTCTGTCTGAAGATGACAGGCTAAAGATGAAACTGGAGTTTCAgaaatgtctctctgtgataGATCGCTGTCTGGTGATGCCACACGCTGTCGCCAGAACTAAACTTCTGTGTGCTCTGGCAGCTTGGAGGAAGGAGAGCGAGAAACAGATG ATGAATACACAATCCAAGGGGAAAACCAGTGAGGCCAGACAGAAAGCAGACACATCCGACCTGCAGCTTTTCCAGAAAAAGCTTAAGGATAGGATTCAACTATatgagagggagaaggagatgGAGAGCAGTATAATGAGCAAG GTGTTGGAGGAGATGAAGCATGAGAGAGAAGATGATCTGCACTCTCAGGCAGACAGCCTGGCTGTGCAAATGGCTATCATCCATTACCAGAAGGCTGAGAGGCGAACCAAAGTTTTGGAGACCTGCAGAGCAATGCTGACTCTCCATAGCCTGCTTGTTCAACAGCTCAAAGAAAGGAAACATTTGGAGAGACAAGACATGGCTCAGAGTATACAAAGCCACTGCTTG GGCCTAGAGGAAGCAGAGCAACAGCTTCAGGAGGAAAGAACAAAGTTGGACAGCCTGCAGATGTCTCAGCCCGCTATAAAGTCAAGTAAAACACATCAGGAGGACTCTGGTGTGGGAGATGAGAACCGTGAGCAAGAAACCGTGTTTCAGTTGCAGACAGATTGCAGGATGGCCGCCATCCTTCAGGATGCACTTTATAAGCGTGAGCAGGTTACTTCACTGATGGCTGAGAG GTTTCACTTAATGACTGCCAAGAGTCAAAGCATGGAAGATTTAAAAGAACAAATGGAGCTCAAGAGACTGTATGCAAACTGTGACCAg GATCTGGACTTTGCATGTCAGCTGGTCAAGCGGTGTCATGTGTCTACAGAGGTTCTCCTGGAGGCCCTACGTCTCCTTCTCCCAACCCTGCCTGAAAGTGAACTCCTTTCAATCAGTGATGCCCTGTGCCCCAAGCAGCACCCTCCCTCAGGGTCTGCAGAACAGGAACACCCAGG GTGTGCTGAGGAGCTGAACAGAGTTCTTCCTGTCAAACTGAGAGAAGATGTGGTGCATAAAAATATGCTGAATATTCCAAGTTGTGCTGTGGATAAAGAGGG ACTCCAGGAAAAGAGGCAAAGTCTGATGGAAAAACTGCTCCCCAGGTCCGGTCTTGTGCTTCAAGGGGATACTGCACCGCTGCTGACTAAGGAGAAGGGAAAGAAGAACAGCTGTAGCGAAGCACAGCAGCCACTTTATAAATCTGGGCTGCCTGTTAAAGAGCAGCAGAGCGACAGTGGAAGAGAAGAAGTCGTGGACACGGTAAAGGAAGCAGAGGAACACACGacttcagcctctgcttgctGTGCGCCGGGGAGCCCAGCAACCGGGGAAAGGCTGTTTGTGTTTCGGGATCCACCTGAATCATGTAACAGTGTAGACGTCCCAAATAGAAAAAGGAAGAGGAATTTCCTCAATCTGAAGAAAGGTTCAGTGGCCCCAACAAACCTACCTTGA